Within Portunus trituberculatus isolate SZX2019 chromosome 18, ASM1759143v1, whole genome shotgun sequence, the genomic segment CGGGCTGGAGTGTAAACAGCCAGTCCGTGTGGCGGACGGGGCACGCTTGCTGGGTCTACGCGTACGTCCGGTGAACGGGGAACTGCAATGGACGCGAGACAACGCAGTTGCCGCGCCACCGAAACAAGTGACCCGCCGTGCAGTGTTTGCGTGGTGCGGGTGACTGATCGCTCATTTGCCGGTGGGCGGCTGGCTGCGACCGGCAGTGGCATGGATAAAACGGAAGGTGAACGCTAGTACCCGGGGCTGGGACGACGTGACGGGGGATGACGCGCTGTGCGAGCAGATGGAGTACGTGTCAAGCAGGCTGTCCAAAGAAGATCCGTGCTGTGGGCAATGGTGCGTGCATGGAGACCAGGCAGTGGTGTGGACCGACGCCAGCTCTATCGCTGCCGGTGTTGTTGTGGAAACACCGCAAGGAGCTGCCATCGAGGACGCATGCTGGATTAGAAGAGATGAGAGCTCCCACATTAACATGGCTGAGCTGGACGCAGCAGTTCGTGGCGTCAATCTGGCCATCGCGTGGGGCATGTGAACCATCGATCTGCGAACAGACTCTGCGACTGTCTACCGCTGGATTGACGATGCGCTGAGTGGCCGGGCACGTCTTCGCACCAAGGCTCATGGGGAGATGCTGATTCGCCGTCGGGTAGATGTCATCCGGCAGCTGGTGACGGAACTTGAGCTGGTCATGTCTGTGACGCTCGTACGCTCCTCAGAGAACCGCGCCGACGCCCTCACGCGAGTCCCAGTGGAGTGGGTGCGAGGTGACAAAGACGGATCGGCAGTgagtgtagcagcagtagcagcagcatcagcagctagCAGTCGGGATAGCAGCGTGGCGAGTGTCGCTGACGTTCACATACGTGCTGGCCATCCCGGCGTGCGACGCACACTCTTCTTTGCACGACGTGACATCTCACGAGCAGTGACGCGTGCTGAAGCACGTGCTACTGTGCGGCAGTGTGAGGTGTGCCGCAAGATCGACCCAGCGCCGGCGAAGTGGCAGCACGGGTCATTGAGTGTGACTGAGACGTGGTGGCGTCTGGCGACAGATGTTACCCACTACTCGTACCTCGGTAGCGCCTACCTGTCCCTTGTCGACTGCGGGCCGTCTCGGTTCGCTGTGTGGCGGCACTTACGTCGTCCAGATGCGGACACCGTCGTCAGTCACCTGGAACAAGTCTTCTGCGAGCGAGGAGCGCCGGCGGAACTGCTCTGTGACAACGACACTCTTCCGAGGCCGGCGATTTGCAGCTTTCGCGGCGCGCTGGGGCGTGTCGCTGCGCTTCAGAGGGGCATACGCACCGTCTGGTAACGGCATCGTGGAAAGGAACAATCGCACGGTGAAGGTGATAGCAGCGAGGAAGGGCTGCTCCGTTGCTGAGGCAGTCCACTTGTACAACGTGACGCCCCGGGACGGGGAAACTGTGGCATCAGCTCCCGTGAGTGGTATTTACCGGTACCGAGTACGAGACTGCGTGCGGCACGATCAGGTACAGCATGCCGTTCACACCTCCCCTGATGTTGCAAGGAAGAACTACACGGTTGACGATGCAGTGTGGGTTCGGAGGCGGGGCGAGCGCTGCACCTCAGCATCGCAGCCCGGCGTCGTCACCAGGGTGAACTCGCCGCAGGTGGTAGAGGTTGATGGAGTCCCACGACACGTCAGGGACTTGAGACACCGCAGCAGCCTATCAGTGAACGAAGCTGGCACTCCAGATGAACCGGGAGTAGAAGATGAACCCCCGCTTCATGTTGACGCGCAAAGCCAGCTGCTGCAGCCGCAGGTGGCTGAACCCCCACCTGAGGCACCACGAGAAGCCGTGCTTCGAAGGAGTACCCGTGAGCGGCACCCTCCGCAGCGATATTGTTGTGATCCTGGAGATCAGGGGGgggtgtaatgtaatgtatatgtatctgTGTTGTAATGTACTATGATGTGTGTAGGTGATGGGTTAAATACTTGGGTGTCGTTGGCTCTTACACTTGTACCTAGTTACCTAGTTAATTGCTTGTtatgggaggggaagtgaggacgACTGTGACGCGAGGCGTCGGGTCAGTGGGAGAGCAGAAGGCGAGCTGGGTAGTCGCCCCACACCTCTGTACACCAAGGGAATAAAGATCACCGGATTGCTGACTGCTTTTTGCTGAACACCACAGTGATCTAaaccgtgagaatgtgtatagctatgtgtggtgtattggttggaACTACAATAATACATATAATATGGTAATATGAAGTAGCAGATAAAATATTATCAACCTTCTATCCCCAACAAGTTTGGGGAACTTTTGGGAATGTGGGGTTCTTACCTGATTGAGCTCCCTTGGGGGGAATCCCACGGTGGCTAGCACGCcagcacaaaaaaagaagaaccaaagtaaaaagaaagggatgaagacaCGACTGGATAGTGTGCTATAAGCCCATATgcattgataaaaacaatatgTTGGCAGTTAGTGAGTCTCAAATATTTCATCACCTAAAAAAGTCACTGAGTCCCTTTTTAAATTTACCGAGGTTTCAGCTAACTCAAACGGGAGAGCATTCTGATGCCTGACCTCTCGAGCTGAATGAAGTCTATGTCTGGCTTCACAGGATGTATGGGAAACAAATATCTTAAATTCATGACCTCTCAACATCCCTCTTAGAGGGTGTATGCTATATCAATAGGAGCAACACCAGACATCCCATGAAAGATCTTCCAGCACTTGATTAAATCAGCATGAAGCAATCACCCTTTTACAGAATACAGGTCTACAGTTTTGTAATCTTGGCCATAAGACATGTTACCAAGACCCGTAACTTGCTTAGTCCAATGTTGCTGAACAGATTCAAAAAGAGTCAAATCAATGGTGTAACCTGTATTCCAGACTGGGAACacaggtgttctgaggcgtctctgccagtttttcttgtccCTCCAGCTGCTAACTTTGTACCAGAGCCTTATCTGTCTTTgtgtggagtactcttcacatgttttggGGTTTCCACTcgcagttttactagatagggtgtaAACAAAAGCTTTTAGTCTCATCATCTCCTAAAATTCACTCTTTACTGGTCTCTTTCCTTCATAGTTAACCTTTTATCACTCATATGACCTCTACTTGatagtgtaattcactgtttgatctgctgcagtctctgacgagacagccagacgttaccctacggaacgagctcagagctcattatttccgatcttcggataggcctgagaccaggcacgcaccacacaccgggacaacaaggtcacaactcctcgatttacatcccgtacctactcactgctaggtgaacaggggctacacgtgaaaggagacacacccaaatatctccacccggccggggaatcgaaccccggtcctctggcttgtgaagccagcgctctaaccactgagctaccgggccgtgtgtgtgtgtgtgtgtgtgtgtgtgtgtgtgtgtgcttttttattttttattttttatttattttatttatttatttatttttttgcaagacaaacaaaattttcaaaaagGTCTACTTAAAATGCAGGTTCTCTAGAAAGATTTGTAGataattagccaaaagacagggaggcGGTAGCGTAGTGAAtaaggtgagtgtgggatcaggcagacgtccatgcgtaggttcgaatcccaccacgtaccactttgaagctatgccatttgtcaagtggtttaaagttacctacatgtcaccatgatacccaggttatagatgtttacaccaaagatgcacttgggtggtgatatgggccctaatatgggtaccactataaataaaattgcctgtgccactaatgggtggaaccttaacagcgcttcccttatatactcttcaagtatgcctacaggtactataggccataacataaaaaaaaagaaaaaaaaaaagtcctgaaacctctctcttaacagAAGTCATgtcgtaggaagatagaaatacagaaggaggcagggagtttcatagtttaccagagaaacgtATAAATGATTGGGAATTTTGGTTTACTCCTGTAgctattagagagttggacagaatagggatgagaagaaaaagaaagccttgtgcagcaaggccacaggaggagggaaggcatccAGTTAGCAAGATTAATAGAGCAGTTAtcaagaaatagtaataaaagatagaaagaggtgcaacattttggcagtgagaaagatgctgaatgagacgaaaagcttttgattccactttattaaaactgtgagtggaaccccccaaacatatAAAAAgtagagtactccatacaaggatgaaTAAGACCCTTTTATAGAGTtagtagttggaggggcgagaaaactgacAGAGATGctgcagaacacctaacttcatagaagctgttatagcatgagatgagatgtgaagttcaCAGATATagatatgaggttgtgattggaggagctcaatgaagaagatagggtaacagcagaaacagaaggatgagaggtaaggaaaagatcaaggatattgggtgtatctccaagtCGGTCAGAAACACGAGTAAGGCATTGCACCAATTGCTCTATGTCAtgtaggatagcaaagttgaaggctaattTATCTGGATAGTCAGTGAAGGGataagaaagccaaagctgttGGTGAACAtggaaatctccaaggatggagatcttggcaaaaggatagagggatagaatttgctccactttggaagttaaatagtcaaagaatttactatagtcagaggattTAGGGGAGAGGTAGacaacacagataaatttagttaagagtgactattgagttgaagccaaatggtggaaaactcggaagattcagcAGCGTGGGCACAAGAGTAAGTAAAATAGTTGaacacatagacgcaacatccagctttgaaacgaaaatgaggatagagaaagtaggagggaacagaaaaggggctactctCCATTGCCTGAGACAGTTGTGTtttgatgaggaaaagaaggtgagatttagtagaagagagatggtgttctacagattgaaaattagatctaagactgcgaatattgcagaagttatgaagaaaaagttgagggaggtgccaagacattttgggtcactaccTTAAGAGTAGTCTGACTTGGGGactgttacggcccgcctgTAACATactctactaccatcacctcctccgcttgttaccttgttcgccacctcttcacctccccttctacgtcaccgtctcgtgaaccttccactccaccgtctcgtgaaccctccacgtcactgtctcatgaagcccgctactgtcccgaagttggattcacgcggccccattcgactccagcggaagtgttaaagcaagcttggctttctggaaagtcagttgaggtccaggcctcaaccagtgaacacaatgcctcttggactactgtgggatcaaccatcacccagcacttcaccactgcgacaccgcataagtatcacttcccctcgtccgttttttccacattgcctccatttaggattagtattattgttaggtattaggttgggttctttattgttgtatttatttctgtgttatatgtatatgtgtatgtcagtttcatatgtttcatgttatatctatgtgtatgtcagtttcatatgtttcatgttatatctatgtgtatgtcagtttcattatgggttattaaaatagctttttaaagtgcccctttgcatttcctcaccagttgaacctgcagtgttttttttttttattgttattgttcaccggctccccgatgccaatcttacccgtttaaccggtgaacgtaacaattggcgaccgtgacaggactattataacccttgttcagtgttccatttttccagtgactttttttctgtgattacattatttttttgtgtgtgtttctgtggtgttgtgactttgatgtgttttttttctgtgacttactctgcgtgtggtttaaatttacctttgtgcgatcaagtggctccttttaggttaaacgtgcttcgtgactttcattggtatcacaGCAGTgatagagcaggaaaccaggtagaaaggcgtgttcaccgatagcacttatctctattttttgcacataggcaggtgtgtaataaatgttatccaagtgttgggatcatcatatctTCATGCGAatcctcaatcccctcacttcgcggatcatttttctcgctagttagaatcggccattttaactagtctctcagactaatccgcctccttatcaataacaagtctcagtacgatttgctcctcactctcaagtcttgtaactagagtaatccagatccctcttaatgccgtaattctctagtttacccctcattagtgattgtactcataagtgtttacttaagtataatctaggtaatttccaaggttgcctttattatcactctgccaagttcctcacttaagtaattcacttatcatttttttttttttttgtttgtttaacatggcttccgctcagtttaacgttgaagatttttgtgttgacccttctctggaacaacttaaaggtgctaatataaaaaaggaccaatggaaagccatcgctaaacattttgatgttcccatcacgtctcagatgactaaagaggtcattaagaatgtagttgttgaacatctagtgcaagaaggtcagttgctaggaaatgccatagaagagttaactcccatgtcagcctctacgaggactataatacacagtccccaggaaaaacaggataagagtaggataagtcagtgggaaattgagaagcttagactagaataccggatgcatgaaaaacaaatgcagctACAGGCAGAAatagaagcgaaagaaatgcaattacaggcagaaaagaagataaagaaatgcaactacagaagaaagaaaaatgcaactacaggcagaaaagaagataaaagagagaatttcagttacaacttagaaggcaggagaaagagttagaaattcaggagttagccctacgaaatgacgccaagtttagaggggaagaaatagatataaagaaaaagttagcaagctttaatcctgctacagctgctccgctaattcccccttttgatgaatctgatgttgatggGTCATTTCGTgcctttgagagcattgctaataggaataaatggcccaaggatcagtgggtgtctctccttgtccctaagctagtaggaaaagcttatagggtatacaacagCCTTAGTGAtcaggtagaatatgaagagatcaaaggtaacattctagacgcttaCTCTATCAATtcacagacaacagttccgaaagtatatgaaaccagagtctcacacctatgttgaatttgctagtgagaaactaagacaatttaagaaatggttagccgcccataacattaccacctttttggagttgctcaatctaatggtcctggaagaatggaagaacaagttaccctttaatattctgaggcatgtggaagaacggggagagagtgatcttatgtctctcgctaaagtggctgatgcgtttgctttgttgatgggatccctgggtagtagaggtcgtggttcactatctaatgttaggtcctcctttggggaaggttttgggggcgcgggtggtaagccgaccggattctcgccaaatgcatataattccccctggtgtacatactgtaagaagccaggtcacacgatccagaaatgtagacacccaaattgcaaggcctctcaacgtcaactttcttttgtggcccctaaacctaacacatttgagaacaagaaaccagtggccctagctaaccctgtcaactctcctctagaactttatgactcgtacatgtatcaaggtaaagtgtccctgactgatggtaaagacaaggcaataaatgtcaaggttctgcgtgatacaggtgctgcccaatccatcttaagggaagatgtcatccctaacatcaaacaggctttcactggggagaaggtgatccttacaggtctcgaatcgcagcactcctatcccttggctaatattagcttacagtgcccgttcatttcaggagaggttgtggtagccattaaacctggtgaactgccagtaccgggggtacatcttgtactgggtaatgatcttgcgggtaacttggctgttccaaacttaattgttcttgattctcccttaacagaaagtcccactaagaccctggacgaaacatcccctcacttcttcccagtgtgtgcagtcaccaggtctcagtccaagtcccctgccctttcaccacctcctccaccaatgattgcctctactgacaacttgtacaataacatcatttcaaaggagaatttgattaatgctcaggaacaggatctcactttggctaagatcagacatgttgccagtgagacgaaggatatgtctaaattgccttgtttttattatcaggaaggagtcctgatgcatgcctacagacctcctgaactgaaacaactagacacctggtcagaaacatctcaagttgtcatccccttgtctgtaagaccagccagctcatgatggattgtcaggtctaggcatccaaaaaacctacaagaaggctcttcaacattttttttggccaggaatgaaaaaggatgtgtcacactatgtaaaaccatgtcacatatgtcaaattgtgggtaagcctaacgaacgccttgtgccagctcctctgacgcctattccagttcagacggagcccttcaaaaagatcgttctagactgcgtagggcccttacccaaaaccaaacgagggaatcagtatttgttaaccctcatggatcccactaccaggtaccctgaagcattcctcttaagaacatcacatcaaagaccattgtaaaacatctaatacattttttcacctcggtaggaattccaaaacaaattcagtctgacaagggtagcaatttcactagcaattttttccaacagatagtgaatgagctaaacatcgaccatgtaacctccttggcttaccaccccaatcccaaggctg encodes:
- the LOC123505752 gene encoding uncharacterized protein LOC123505752, whose amino-acid sequence is MLIRRRVDVIRQLVTELELVMSVTLVRSSENRADALTRVPVEWVRGDKDGSAVSVAAVAAASAASSRDSSVASVADVHIRAGHPGVRRTLFFARRDISRAVTRAEARATVRQCEMLPTTRTSVAPTCPLSTAGRLGSLCGGTYVVQMRTPSSVTWNKSSASEERRRNCSVTTTLFRGRRFAAFAARWGVSLRFRGAYAPSGNGIVERNNRTVKVIAARKGCSVAEAVHLYNVTPRDGETVASAPVSGIYRYRVRDCVRHDQVQHAVHTSPDVARKNYTVDDAVWVRRRGERCTSASQPGVVTRVNSPQVVEVDGVPRHVRDLRHRSSLSVNEAGTPDEPGVEDEPPLHVDAQSQLLQPQVAEPPPEAPREAVLRRSTRERHPPQRYCCDPGDQGGV